A genomic stretch from Microbacterium proteolyticum includes:
- a CDS encoding alpha/beta fold hydrolase, with amino-acid sequence MVTYDPTLPDPRFVMMGETSLATWVLEPVGAARGEVVLCHGTPWSSRVWAQVARELSRDYRVFLWDMPGYGESDRDATVATDLRAQAERLVALLQLWGCGVRTWWRTTSAALWPSWRIFCTAPTSLICSCGTS; translated from the coding sequence ATGGTGACATACGACCCGACCCTGCCCGACCCGCGCTTCGTGATGATGGGCGAGACCTCGCTCGCCACGTGGGTCCTCGAGCCCGTCGGGGCAGCGCGCGGCGAGGTCGTGTTGTGTCACGGCACGCCGTGGTCTTCGCGCGTCTGGGCGCAGGTGGCGCGCGAGCTCAGCCGGGACTACCGCGTGTTCCTCTGGGACATGCCGGGATACGGAGAGTCCGACCGGGATGCCACCGTGGCGACCGATCTGCGTGCACAGGCGGAGCGGTTGGTCGCCCTGCTGCAGCTCTGGGGCTGCGGCGTCCGCACGTGGTGGCGCACGACATCGGCGGCGCTGTGGCCCTCATGGCGCATCTTTTGCACGGCGCCGACTTCGCTGATCTGTTCCTGTGGGACATCGTGA
- a CDS encoding helix-turn-helix domain-containing protein, translated as MSPWLDGKTSGRPEVKTKGAIVKIGEASRRVGVPAHVLRHWHDSGVVVPDRTATGHRVYTDEHVRRFRVVQACQEVGMSLEEIRHVLHRDEAGRTEIIERRLDWIRAQRDRLAQAEAFLQHVVDCTHDMLTRCPSCARYPDTSSLSLPTTPRPDASSIARGDRGGPDPFPRSGTTLSTGG; from the coding sequence ATGTCACCATGGCTCGACGGTAAAACCTCAGGTCGACCTGAGGTCAAGACGAAAGGAGCGATCGTGAAGATCGGCGAGGCCTCCCGACGTGTCGGCGTTCCTGCGCACGTCCTTCGGCACTGGCACGACAGCGGTGTCGTCGTTCCGGACCGCACCGCGACGGGGCACCGGGTGTACACCGACGAGCACGTGCGACGATTCCGCGTCGTCCAGGCGTGCCAGGAAGTCGGGATGAGCCTCGAGGAGATCCGGCACGTGCTGCACCGCGACGAGGCGGGCCGCACCGAGATCATCGAACGACGGCTCGACTGGATCCGCGCTCAGCGCGATCGGCTTGCGCAGGCCGAGGCGTTCCTGCAGCACGTCGTCGACTGCACGCACGACATGCTCACCCGATGCCCTTCGTGCGCCCGCTACCCCGACACGTCGTCGCTCTCGCTCCCGACGACGCCACGACCGGATGCGTCGTCAATCGCTCGCGGAGACCGCGGCGGCCCGGACCCTTTCCCACGCTCCGGAACCACCCTCAGCACAGGTGGCTGA
- a CDS encoding alpha/beta fold hydrolase produces MAHLLHGADFADLFLWDIVTLDPWGSPFFVLVAEHAEVFARLPANLHAALVREYISTALPPRERAGIVDMLASPWLDARGQASFYRQIVGVASSDTRAIADALHATRCAVRIGWGRDDPWLPLEQAYELQAAFPGHAEVIVFGEVGHLAPVVGAAAVVTAVRDWLRR; encoded by the coding sequence ATGGCGCATCTTTTGCACGGCGCCGACTTCGCTGATCTGTTCCTGTGGGACATCGTGACCCTCGATCCGTGGGGCTCGCCCTTCTTCGTCCTCGTAGCCGAGCACGCGGAGGTCTTCGCCCGGCTGCCCGCGAATCTGCATGCCGCCTTGGTGAGGGAGTACATCTCCACGGCGCTCCCGCCGCGCGAGAGGGCGGGAATCGTCGACATGCTCGCGAGCCCCTGGCTGGATGCCCGCGGCCAAGCGTCGTTCTACCGGCAGATCGTCGGTGTCGCCTCATCGGACACTCGCGCGATTGCGGACGCGCTGCACGCGACCCGATGCGCCGTGCGGATCGGGTGGGGCCGCGACGACCCGTGGCTTCCGCTCGAGCAGGCCTATGAGCTCCAGGCGGCATTCCCCGGTCACGCGGAGGTCATCGTCTTCGGCGAGGTCGGCCACCTCGCACCCGTCGTCGGCGCGGCGGCGGTCGTCACCGCCGTTCGCGACTGGCTGCGCCGATGA
- a CDS encoding cation diffusion facilitator family transporter — protein MHDHAPAGGIRDASNRRLLATALGLTATVMVVQIVGAILSGSLALLADAAHMFTDAAALVVALIATAIAARPADDRQTYGYQRAEVLGALANGAILIVLCVWVGIEAVQRLLAPAEAEVQGGLMLVVASVGMIANAVSMWLLGRAQKRSINVRGAYLEVLGDLIGSVAVILAAVVIVATGFTQADAIASLLIALMIVPRAIGLLREVVVVLTESAPVGVHVAEIREHLREADGVVDVHDVHVWQLTRGAPVFSAHVIVDDAAFSDGRAAGILSSLQECLSDHFDVEHSTFQLEPAGHVEHDTRHA, from the coding sequence ATGCACGATCACGCGCCCGCCGGCGGCATCCGGGATGCCAGCAACAGGCGCCTGCTCGCGACAGCGCTCGGCCTGACCGCGACCGTGATGGTCGTGCAGATCGTCGGGGCGATCCTGTCGGGCTCGCTCGCCCTGTTGGCCGACGCGGCGCACATGTTCACCGACGCAGCGGCCCTGGTCGTCGCTCTCATCGCGACGGCGATCGCTGCCCGACCGGCCGACGACCGGCAGACCTACGGGTATCAGCGCGCGGAGGTGCTCGGTGCCCTGGCGAACGGCGCGATCCTGATCGTGCTGTGCGTGTGGGTGGGGATCGAAGCCGTCCAGCGACTGCTTGCGCCGGCCGAGGCGGAGGTGCAGGGCGGGCTCATGCTCGTCGTCGCGAGCGTCGGCATGATCGCGAACGCCGTGTCGATGTGGCTGCTCGGCCGGGCGCAGAAACGCAGCATCAACGTCCGGGGCGCGTACCTCGAAGTGCTGGGCGATCTGATCGGCTCGGTGGCCGTCATCCTCGCCGCCGTCGTCATCGTCGCGACCGGCTTCACGCAGGCGGATGCCATCGCCTCGCTGCTCATCGCTCTGATGATCGTGCCGCGGGCCATCGGCCTGCTGCGCGAGGTGGTCGTCGTCTTGACCGAGTCGGCACCCGTCGGTGTGCACGTCGCCGAGATCCGCGAGCACCTGCGCGAAGCCGACGGCGTCGTCGATGTGCACGACGTGCACGTGTGGCAGCTCACCCGCGGCGCGCCGGTGTTCAGCGCGCACGTGATCGTCGACGACGCCGCGTTTTCGGACGGCCGGGCCGCCGGCATCCTGTCGTCTCTGCAGGAGTGCCTGAGTGACCACTTCGACGTGGAGCACTCGACGTTCCAGCTCGAGCCCGCCGGCCACGTCGAGCACGACACGCGGCACGCGTAA